A single region of the Marmota flaviventris isolate mMarFla1 chromosome 10, mMarFla1.hap1, whole genome shotgun sequence genome encodes:
- the Mxra8 gene encoding matrix remodeling-associated protein 8 isoform X2, with the protein MVWTQDRLHDRQRVVHWDLSGGPGGPARRLVDMYSAGEQRVYEPRDRGRLLLSPSAFHDGNFSLLIRAVEEGDEGLYTCNLHHHYCHLYESLAVRLEVTDDPQAARAFWDGEKEVLAAVRGAPALLTCVNRAHVWTDRHLEEAQQVAHWDRQPPGVPHDRADRLLDLYASGERRAYGPPFLRDRVAVGADAFARGDFSLSIDPLEPADEGTYSCHLHHHYCGLHERRVFHLRVTEPAAGPPPRASPGNGSGHGSVPGPDPTLARGRSVINVIVPEGRAHFFQQLGYVLATLLLFILLLITVVLATRQRRRGGYEYSDKKSAKAPGKDVNLAEFAAAKEDQAPYRSDDIQLDYKNNILKERAELAHSPLPAKSIDLDKEFRKEYCK; encoded by the exons ATGGTGTGGACCCAAGACCGGCTGCACGACCGCCAGCGTGTGGTCCACTGGGACCTCAGCGGCGGACCTGGAGGCCCAGCGCGCCGACTTGTGGACATGTACTCTGCTGGGGAGCAGCGCGTATACGAGCCGCGCGACCGGGGCCGCCTCCTTCTGTCGCCCTCCGCTTTCCACGACGGCAACTTCTCACTGCTTATCCGCG CGGTGGAGGAGGGCGACGAGGGGCTGTACACCTGCAACCTGCACCACCACTACTGCCACCTCTACGAGAGCCTGGCCGTGCGCCTCGAGGTCACCGACGACC CCCAAGCCGCACGCGCGTTCTGGGACGGCGAGAAGGAGGTGCTGGCGGCGGTGCGCGGCGCGCCCGCGCTGCTGACCTGCGTGAACCGCGCGCACGTGTGGACCGACCGGCACCTGGAGGAGGCACAGCAGGTGGCGCACTGGGACCGGCAGCCGCCGGGGGTGCCGCACGACCGAGCCGACCGCCTGCTGGACCTGTATGCGTCCGGAGAGCGCCGAGCCTACGGGCCGCCCTTCCTGCGCGACCGCGTGGCGGTGGGCGCCGACGCCTTCGCCCGCGGGGACTTCTCGCTGAGCATCGACCCCCTGGAACCGGCTGACGAGGGTACCTACTCCTGCCACCTGCACCACCACTACTGCGGCCTGCACGAGCGCCGGGTCTTCCACCTGAGGGTCACTGAGCCCGCCGCGGGGCCGCCTCCGCGGGCCTCGCCCGGCAACGGCTCGGGCCACGGCAGTGTCCCTGGCCCAG ACCCCACGCTGGCGCGAGGCCGCAGCGTCATCAACGTCATCGTCCCCGAGGGCCGGGCCCACTTCTTCCAGCAACTGGGCTACGTGCTGGCCACGCTCCTGCTCTTCATCCTCCTGCTCATCACTGTGGTCCTGGCCACACGCCAGCGCCGCCGCGGAG GCTACGAGTACTCGGACAAGAAGTCGGCAAAGGCCCCAGG GAAGGATGTAAATTTGGCGGAGTTTGCTGCGGCCAAAGAGGACCAGGCTCCTTACAGGAGTGACGACATTCAACTAG ATTACAAGAACAACATCCTGAAGGAGAGGGCTGAGCTGGCCCACAGCCCCCTGCCTGCCAAGAGCATTGACCTGGACAAAG AGTTCAGGAAAGAGTACTGCAAATAA
- the Mxra8 gene encoding matrix remodeling-associated protein 8 isoform X1, with product MELPSGALLWKLLLLESFAVLLSSGPSGSPTAGSSVVSESAVSWAAGTQAVLRCQSPRMVWTQDRLHDRQRVVHWDLSGGPGGPARRLVDMYSAGEQRVYEPRDRGRLLLSPSAFHDGNFSLLIRAVEEGDEGLYTCNLHHHYCHLYESLAVRLEVTDDPQAARAFWDGEKEVLAAVRGAPALLTCVNRAHVWTDRHLEEAQQVAHWDRQPPGVPHDRADRLLDLYASGERRAYGPPFLRDRVAVGADAFARGDFSLSIDPLEPADEGTYSCHLHHHYCGLHERRVFHLRVTEPAAGPPPRASPGNGSGHGSVPGPDPTLARGRSVINVIVPEGRAHFFQQLGYVLATLLLFILLLITVVLATRQRRRGGYEYSDKKSAKAPGKDVNLAEFAAAKEDQAPYRSDDIQLDYKNNILKERAELAHSPLPAKSIDLDKEFRKEYCK from the exons GCTTTGCTGTCCTCCTGTCCTCAG GGCCCTCAGGGTCTCCAACAGCTGGCAGCTCGGTGGTATCTGAGTCGGCAGTGAGCTGGGCAGCGGGTACCCAGGCCGTGTTGCGCTGCCAGAGCCCCCGCATGGTGTGGACCCAAGACCGGCTGCACGACCGCCAGCGTGTGGTCCACTGGGACCTCAGCGGCGGACCTGGAGGCCCAGCGCGCCGACTTGTGGACATGTACTCTGCTGGGGAGCAGCGCGTATACGAGCCGCGCGACCGGGGCCGCCTCCTTCTGTCGCCCTCCGCTTTCCACGACGGCAACTTCTCACTGCTTATCCGCG CGGTGGAGGAGGGCGACGAGGGGCTGTACACCTGCAACCTGCACCACCACTACTGCCACCTCTACGAGAGCCTGGCCGTGCGCCTCGAGGTCACCGACGACC CCCAAGCCGCACGCGCGTTCTGGGACGGCGAGAAGGAGGTGCTGGCGGCGGTGCGCGGCGCGCCCGCGCTGCTGACCTGCGTGAACCGCGCGCACGTGTGGACCGACCGGCACCTGGAGGAGGCACAGCAGGTGGCGCACTGGGACCGGCAGCCGCCGGGGGTGCCGCACGACCGAGCCGACCGCCTGCTGGACCTGTATGCGTCCGGAGAGCGCCGAGCCTACGGGCCGCCCTTCCTGCGCGACCGCGTGGCGGTGGGCGCCGACGCCTTCGCCCGCGGGGACTTCTCGCTGAGCATCGACCCCCTGGAACCGGCTGACGAGGGTACCTACTCCTGCCACCTGCACCACCACTACTGCGGCCTGCACGAGCGCCGGGTCTTCCACCTGAGGGTCACTGAGCCCGCCGCGGGGCCGCCTCCGCGGGCCTCGCCCGGCAACGGCTCGGGCCACGGCAGTGTCCCTGGCCCAG ACCCCACGCTGGCGCGAGGCCGCAGCGTCATCAACGTCATCGTCCCCGAGGGCCGGGCCCACTTCTTCCAGCAACTGGGCTACGTGCTGGCCACGCTCCTGCTCTTCATCCTCCTGCTCATCACTGTGGTCCTGGCCACACGCCAGCGCCGCCGCGGAG GCTACGAGTACTCGGACAAGAAGTCGGCAAAGGCCCCAGG GAAGGATGTAAATTTGGCGGAGTTTGCTGCGGCCAAAGAGGACCAGGCTCCTTACAGGAGTGACGACATTCAACTAG ATTACAAGAACAACATCCTGAAGGAGAGGGCTGAGCTGGCCCACAGCCCCCTGCCTGCCAAGAGCATTGACCTGGACAAAG AGTTCAGGAAAGAGTACTGCAAATAA